The genomic segment TGAAAGAGAATTGGATGAGAGAGGGACAGCAATGATCACTTACGTCGATCGGTCAGATCGCTGAAGGCTTTTATAGTGATTGATAGATAGAATTCCGGAGACAATGATTGATAGAAGCGATCTGGTATGGGGGATGAAGTGAGATGATCAAGAACCGGTTGGCATCAAGGGAAAGGGAGGTAGGATGATGAAGGTATGGGTCGATTGAGTCGAAAATTGAGGCCGACAAGAAAGACGAGAGGatggaagaagaaaaggTGAGAAGGTGAGGGTGGGAAGATGAGATTGGGGGTATAGGTGGGAAAGGTGGAAGTTTAAAGGAATCGGGTGGTGAGAAAGGAAAGCCCTAATTCTGGAAGAAAGAGCGAAAGATGACCGTTCCAAAGGCAAGAGCGATCTTGAGGCAGAACAAAAATAACAAAAGAGGAAATCACGGCGGTGAAGGACTATTCACATTATATTCATTATATCATATGATCACGTGCGATATCCTCAACCAAAGTCACAAGTCAGTAACTTCGATCGCTATTTGTTTCCTCAATCCTCAGGCGGTCTAAACAATCTTGTAGACCAGCTTCTCAGCACTCACACCACCCTTGGCCTGCAACTCAAAACCCTTATTGATATCATCCAGACCACCAAACTCCTTTTGCGGGTTCGGCTTGATGGAGCCATCCTCCAACCACTTGGGCAGAAGCCCCAGATACTTCTCCCAGAACTTCTTGTCCTCAGGCTTCTCTCCATCAATGTTATCGAAGCTTCCATACGTAAGAGCCCTTCCAAAGACCGAGTACACCAACGTGCTCTCGACCTTGACTCCCTCAGGAGCGCCAACCTCCTTCGCCTTGCGCGGCAAAATACAGACGACGTGGCCACCCTCGGGTGAGAGCGCCGTCGCGACTGCCTTTGTGGTCTCGACTTCGCTGATGGCGTCAAAGATGTGCTTCAGGTCATTCTTCGCAGCCTTCTTGACCTGCTCAATCCAGTCGGCATCGCGGTAATCGATCGCCACGTCCGCACCGAGACTCTTCAGGATCTCGTGGTTCTTCTTGCCTCCGGTCGCGATGACATACAGCCCAGCCTTCTTCGCCAGCTGAATGGCATACAATCCTACGCTACCCGTTCCGCCGTTGATCAACACCGGAAGCGCCTCCTTGCTCGGGCTCGTGGGCTCAGGAAGTCCAAGTCGCTGGAACAGCGCCTGAACAGCGGTAGCAAAGGCCAACGGAATAACCGCGGCCTGGGAATCCGTGACGGACTCAGGGATGGGGAAGACGAGGCTGCTCTCGATGACGGCGTACTGCGCAAAGACGCCGCGGGGAGGTTCGTCGCTGGTTCCCATAACGAACCCTGCGACGCGCTGGCCTTCTTTCAGGGAGGAGCCGTTGGGGTCGGCGACGGTGCCGGCGAAGTCACAGCCGACGGTGCGGCCTGCAGGAGCGCCGGCTGTGGCTTTCCAGTCTGTTGGGTTTTGGGCTACGGCGGAGATTTTGACGAGAATTTCGCCTGGGCCGGGTTGAGGCTTAGGGACCTGGGATGGTGGTTAGTACATGAGAAAGGGGACCGGTTGAGGGGCATCTGAATGACATCATGTACCTCTTGGACTTTGGCGGTCTTGTCGCCTTGAGAGACGAGAGCTCGGATGGTGCCTGCCATTGTTGCTGTGTAGGATATCGGTCTCAATTGGGTGTTTAGGGAAGTTATAGCTGGGGTTGAAGCCAATAGACGAAGTTGCTGAGACTGTTTTTCAGAGTGACATCGTCGGGATGAAGGACGGAATGAAGACGAATTTAAGTCAAGAGAAGGAGATGTTGAAACAACACGTGGGATTAGTAACCTGGTATTCAAGCTGTTGCTGAGAAATCGCGTGCTCAAGCGGGCAGACGCCATGGACGTGAACAAAGGTTGGTCAAGTTAAGGTACCCGTGGGTGGGCTTGGAATTGCGCTTAGAAACAATGAGACTCTGCAAAATCCCCCAGTGAATCGCATCTGCCCCACGAAGTTATTTCCGCGGACGAATAACCTTGGTCCTTAAAGCCTTTAAGGTGTGTAGAAAGGGAGCTATACGCAGTGCCGAGGCGCACAGACTTTCAGCATTAGTCACTAAGGGGCTGTTTCTGCTTAGAAATATGGCCGGATATAGCAAGGGAATTCCCCAACAAGAAATGAACTTTGTCAAAAGTTCAATTGAGCTATTGAATCATAGTCTGCCCATGTATTCTTTCGTGGAATGGTGCTCGAGCTGAACTTGAGCTACATAAGAGGATGATGAGGGTATTCTCAACTTTTCTACAGTCTCTATGAAATGTGCTGTGACCAAGCCCTTGACCAACGAAATTCTGAGTACCTTAGTTAAACCTTTGTGCGACACATTTTGATGGGCAATTGAGTACAAGAATTGGCTGCCCGTATTACATCTTGAGAATGAACTCTCAAAGATTGATGTTCATGAATGAGATAATTGCCCAATGGATTGAGCTAATTTGACATCGAATTCTTAACCTACCCAACCTTCGGCTTTGCTCCCGACCCCATTCATCCTCGGGCCACACGGCCGGTCTCCATCACCCCGCTTCGTGGGAGCCCGACCGAACACGGCAATCACTGAACGAAAAGCTCCGAAACCACCACCGATGAGGATGGATCGGAGAAGATCATATAATTGCCCTCCTCAATCTGCGATGTAGTAACTGCCCGTTCCAAGATCTCCTGCATTGGAATTGCCTGTCAATCACCTTGGCGTAGCATCAACCCCTCTCAAAGTAACGCAGACTTTCTTATCGTGGTGCATCTCCGACGTGACCTTCGGAACCGGGATTGTGCGTACCCCACAGCTGTCTCTGGCGCCATACCGGCCATGAATGATAAAAGCATTCCAACGCTCATATCTACTGGCTTGGGCCAGGCCAAGCCAGACCTACCTCGTGGCACCGAGCTTCGAGGCATCAATCGTCAACAGCTACTTCGCAACTTCATGTGAAAACCACTCATAATGAAGCCCATCTCATCGGCAGCTCTCACCTGCGCCCTCGCCTCATCGGCCTGGGCCGCATCCTATACCGAATCCCTCCTCAGCCTGCACAAGACCCTCGTCGAAGCCGACTCGACGACCAAATCCGAAGCCCTCGGAACACAAGCTCTCAAAGGCTACCTCGAGACGAACTTTACAGTCGAGCTCCAAACAGTCGAAGGAACCCGCCAAAACGTCTTTGCCTATCCCGGCACCGCCCGCGAAGCCCGCGTCCTCGTCACATCGCACTTTGACACAGTGCCGCCTAACATCCCTTACTCCCGCTCCGGCGATGAGATCCGTGGCCGTGGGACTTCTGATGCG from the Colletotrichum lupini chromosome 3, complete sequence genome contains:
- a CDS encoding zinc-binding dehydrogenase, whose amino-acid sequence is MAGTIRALVSQGDKTAKVQEVPKPQPGPGEILVKISAVAQNPTDWKATAGAPAGRTVGCDFAGTVADPNGSSLKEGQRVAGFVMGTSDEPPRGVFAQYAVIESSLVFPIPESVTDSQAAVIPLAFATAVQALFQRLGLPEPTSPSKEALPVLINGGTGSVGLYAIQLAKKAGLYVIATGGKKNHEILKSLGADVAIDYRDADWIEQVKKAAKNDLKHIFDAISEVETTKAVATALSPEGGHVVCILPRKAKEVGAPEGVKVESTLVYSVFGRALTYGSFDNIDGEKPEDKKFWEKYLGLLPKWLEDGSIKPNPQKEFGGLDDINKGFELQAKGGVSAEKLVYKIV